A window of Chloracidobacterium sp. N contains these coding sequences:
- a CDS encoding DNA adenine methylase yields MNYIGSKFSLLPFLERHITEFSKPDSGWTFFDIFSGTGVVGRHFKKLGFHIVTNDIQYYSYCLNRAYIGINRQPGFSGIVEHLPPPAGLLQYDAVDVALDYLNRLTGVEGFVYRNYCPGGTAGKDFPRQYFTDENGKLCDAIRLQIEDWYRDAVISDDEYFYLLASLIEAMDKVANTASVYGAFLKHVKPSARKLLRLERLEIIPDSKVHRVFNCDGSKLVSEVQCDILYIDPPYNQRQYCTNYHVLETIAKYDHPQLYGITGLRDYRHQKSDFCNSAKALQSLERLIQETSAKYVFLSYNSEGLMREDEIIRMMGQYGEVDLKKEDYRRFRADIDRENRRYRADRVTEYLFCLKKDG; encoded by the coding sequence GTGAACTACATTGGCAGCAAATTTTCCCTTCTTCCTTTTCTGGAAAGGCATATAACGGAATTCTCCAAGCCGGATTCGGGTTGGACATTTTTCGATATATTTTCGGGAACAGGCGTTGTCGGAAGACACTTCAAAAAACTTGGATTCCACATCGTCACCAATGACATTCAGTATTACAGCTACTGTCTCAACCGGGCATACATAGGCATCAACCGCCAGCCAGGGTTCAGTGGCATTGTGGAGCATCTGCCACCGCCGGCTGGTCTTTTGCAGTATGATGCGGTTGATGTCGCTCTGGACTATCTGAACCGGCTGACGGGAGTTGAAGGCTTCGTTTACCGGAATTACTGTCCGGGCGGTACGGCCGGAAAAGATTTTCCCCGTCAATACTTCACAGACGAAAATGGAAAACTCTGCGACGCCATTCGCCTTCAAATAGAAGACTGGTATCGGGATGCTGTCATTTCAGACGATGAGTATTTCTATCTGCTGGCCAGCCTGATTGAAGCCATGGACAAGGTTGCCAACACGGCTTCGGTCTATGGCGCGTTTCTCAAGCACGTGAAGCCAAGTGCGCGTAAGCTTCTCAGACTTGAGAGGCTTGAGATCATACCTGACAGCAAAGTGCATCGGGTGTTCAACTGCGATGGAAGCAAGCTGGTAAGTGAAGTGCAATGCGATATTCTCTACATTGATCCTCCCTACAACCAGCGTCAGTACTGCACGAACTACCATGTTCTGGAAACCATCGCAAAATATGACCATCCACAGCTTTATGGCATTACGGGACTGAGGGACTACCGTCACCAGAAATCAGATTTCTGCAATTCTGCAAAGGCTCTTCAATCGCTTGAAAGGCTGATTCAGGAAACAAGTGCAAAATATGTCTTTCTGAGCTACAACAGCGAAGGTCTCATGCGTGAAGATGAGATTATCAGGATGATGGGCCAATACGGAGAGGTGGATTTGAAAAAAGAGGACTATCGCCGGTTCAGAGCCGATATAGACCGGGAAAACCGCAGATACCGGGCAGACCGTGTTACCGAGTACCTGTTTTGCCTGAAAAAGGATGGATAA